In Leptolyngbya sp. O-77, the genomic window AACGGGGGCGATCGCTCTCCGCACCACGCGCACCGGAAAAGACACAACCCTGGCGCAAATCATCGCCCTGGTCGAAACCGCCCAAACCCGCAAAGCGCCGATCCAGCGGCTGGCGGATAGCGTGGCAGGCTACTTTACCTATGGCGTGCTGACGCTGGCGCTACTGACGTTTCTATTCTGGTATTTCGTAGGGCTACCCCTCTGGCACGACTCCATTGCCGCGCTGGGTATTCATGAGATCGGGCTGGGCACGGCCCACACCGCCCACCTCGCCCACACGGGGATGACTGGCGACTCGGCTATGATGCACGCCGCTATGCCGTCGCCGCTGTTGCTGAGCCTGAAGCTGGCGATCGCCGTCTTGGTGATTGCTTGTCCCTGTGCGCTGGGCCTGGCCACGCCGACCGCCATTCTGGTTGGCTCTAGCCTGGGGGCAGAGCGGGGCCTGCTGATTCGCGGCGGCGACGTGCTGGAAAAGGCGCAGGCTTTGGACACCCTCGTTTTCGACAAGACGGGCACGCTGACCCAGGGCCGCCCGCTGGTGACGGACTGCGTACCGCTAGCGGCGGGCTGGACGACAGCGCGGCTGCTGCAACTGGCGGCGACGGTTGAAGCCGGGACTACTCACCCGCTTTCTGCGGCGATTCGCCAAGCCGCGCAGCAGCAGGCGTTGTCCCTGTTGCCCGCCGCCGAATTCCAGACGCAGCCCGGGCTGGGTGTATCTGCACGGGTAGAGGGCGCACGGGTCTACCTGGGTACAGCAAACTGGCTGCGGCAGAATGGCGTTTCGCTAGAAGAGGCGGTTTGCAAACAGGCGGAGGCGATTGCCGAAACGGGCAAAACCGTTGTCTACATTGGCGTGGAACAACAGTGTGTGGGCTTCATGGCGATGCAAGATCCACTGCGGCCCGATGCCCTCCACGCCGTGCAGCGGCTTCGCGAAGCCGGACTGGAATTGCGCCTGTTGACGGGTGATCAGCCTGCGGCGGCAAGGGCGATCGCCCAGATGTTGGGCTTTGCGCCTGAAGACGTGCAAGCTGGCCTGTTGCCCCAAGAAAAAGTAGCGGCGATCGCCCAGCTTCAGGCCCAGGGACGGCGGGTGGGCATGGTGGGCGACGGCATCAACGACGCGCCCGCGCTGGCCCAGGCGGATGTCAGCATTTCTCTGCACTCTGGCACGGATGCAGCGATCGAGGCCTCGGAGATTGTGCTAATGGGCGATCGCCTGACGGACATCAGCGCCGCCCTGTGCCTCAGCCGCGCCACCTTCAACAAGATCCGCCAAAACCTGTTCTGGGCCTTTGCCTATAACCTGCTGGGTATTCCCGTTGCGGCGGGCGTGCTGCTGCCCACGCTGGGTCTGATTCTCAGTCCGTCGGCGGCGGGCGGGCTGATGGCGCTCAGTTCCGTCAGCGTCATCACTAATTCGCTGCTGTTGCGCCTGACAGACAAGGGCGATCGCTAATTCACGTTTGGCAAAATTATTCCCGCACGGTCACGGGCGTTCCCAGCGCCACTTCGTCATACAGCGCCTCGATGTCGGCATTTCGCATTCGCAAGCAGCCGTGAGACACCGCCTGCCCCACCGAGTCGTCGCGGTTGGTGCCGTGAAAACCGATCGAGTGAACTCCGTCTGTCCAGAAGCTAATCCACCTTGTCCCCAGGGGGTTGCGCGGGTCGTTGCCGATTAGCTCTTTCGTAATCGGATGCTCCCACAGGGGATAGGTCTGTCGATCGATGACGCGAAACGTGCCCTGCGGCGT contains:
- a CDS encoding heavy metal translocating P-type ATPase — translated: MQLIPKSQALAAQSSERKALTLDVGGMKCAGCVKAVETELLQQPGVVAATVNLVTEMALVEAEPGVEGEALAIALTAAGFPAQLRGDSAANGATETPAERQQRETRERMGQLAIACTLLVLSFLGHLSAFGLTLPGLSNIWFHAGLATLALLFPGRSMVIDGWRGLRRGAPNMNTLVSLGTLTAYSVSVVALLVPTLGWECFFDEPVMLVGFILLGRTLEQQARSKATASLQSLAAMQPSTSRRIPAAMATLTGEESVTLATEQVRVGDWLLVLPGEKIPVDGEVTVGQTTVDESMLTGESSPVLKQAGDRVAAGTVNQTGAIALRTTRTGKDTTLAQIIALVETAQTRKAPIQRLADSVAGYFTYGVLTLALLTFLFWYFVGLPLWHDSIAALGIHEIGLGTAHTAHLAHTGMTGDSAMMHAAMPSPLLLSLKLAIAVLVIACPCALGLATPTAILVGSSLGAERGLLIRGGDVLEKAQALDTLVFDKTGTLTQGRPLVTDCVPLAAGWTTARLLQLAATVEAGTTHPLSAAIRQAAQQQALSLLPAAEFQTQPGLGVSARVEGARVYLGTANWLRQNGVSLEEAVCKQAEAIAETGKTVVYIGVEQQCVGFMAMQDPLRPDALHAVQRLREAGLELRLLTGDQPAAARAIAQMLGFAPEDVQAGLLPQEKVAAIAQLQAQGRRVGMVGDGINDAPALAQADVSISLHSGTDAAIEASEIVLMGDRLTDISAALCLSRATFNKIRQNLFWAFAYNLLGIPVAAGVLLPTLGLILSPSAAGGLMALSSVSVITNSLLLRLTDKGDR